One segment of Colias croceus chromosome 15, ilColCroc2.1 DNA contains the following:
- the LOC123698267 gene encoding uncharacterized protein LOC123698267 isoform X2, which yields MEIILQYMNVGLIDLGDHTIPVIGEIAIAANFLQITELIKQIEYILDFQLSESNWLEIMSLADQCYFPKLEKLAIVHGLLSFKSMKPEYIPTLKILSWYLSHPYLDCESELDVYKFGAWWVMRQETGVDALLIILGCLDVTRITISELSDIINMMKEFENSLPAKVVECLFYLLHTYDSIKTANLSKLKIKISIKFTERVCNEVLNLVENNSARKMNRTPVVPMWLLKESKPELLPHCLYSYTKQNKFEKWLEVADKNLWGWSVVSWGLSKIVVICGEHGRGTGMFMQDVKVYDTLRKSWTNHGVQLPSRRHAGFAVKGDSLYIVGGVGSFRVVLDTVIVYDLKQRSFRKIAKFADAIQSPAVCLHNDMVYAAGHKYIYRFEDVGSTEQWNSVVRTDIRMSCMRSFKKYIYCTQSYFSHLYRFRPDEDVRLQVITTFSSPPATMCNLYDRLLVFTRSVCRQSDIVSVEGYSGENIHEKPKVLYNETDTSMRVNDVAGSCVIITENPTDIKWEGTQYIKKYLQHYDNE from the exons ATGGAAATTATACTGCAATATATGAATGTAGGTCTCATAGATCTTGGGGATCATACAATCCCCGTTATAGGGGAAATCGCAATAGCCGCTAATTTTCTTCAAATCACGGaacttataaaacaaattgaataCATATTAGATTTTCAATTATCTGAATCCAATTGGTTAGAAATTATGTCTTTAGCTGACCAATGTTATTTCCCAAAATTAGAGAAACTAGCTATCGTGCACGGTTTATTATCGTTTAAATCTATGAAGCCTGAGTACATTCCAACACTAAAAATACTCAGTTGGTATTTATCCCATCCATACTTGGACTGTGAAAGTGAACTAGACGTATATAAGTTTGGCGCTTGGTGGGTAATGCGACAGGAAACCGGTGTAGATGCATTACTAATTATTCTTGGCTGCCTAGATGTCACTAGAATCACTATATCCGAATTATCTGATATTATTAACATGATGAAAGAGTTTGAAAATAGTCTTCCTGCCAAAGTAGTGGAGtgcttgttttatttacttcatACTTACGATAGTATAAAGACAGCCAATTTGTCCAAACTCAAgattaaaataagtataaaattcaCAGAAAGAGTATGCAATGAAGTGTTAAATTTAGTTGAAAATAATTCTGCTCGTAAAATGAATCGCACTCCTGTGGTACCAATGTGGCTGTTGAAAGAGTCGAAACCTGAGTTACTGCCACATTGTCTCTATTCCTATAcaaagcaaaataaatttgaaaaatggcttGAAGTCGCTGATAAAAATTTATGGGGGTGGAGTGTGGTGTCTTGGGGGTTGAGTAAAATTGTAGTTATTTGCGGGGAACACGGACGAGGCACTGGAATGTTCATGCAGGATGTTAAGGTATATGATACATTGAGGAAATCATGGACCAACCATGGGGTTCAGTTGCCATCACGTAGGCATGCTGGCTTTGCTGTCAAGGGTGATTCTTTGTATATTGTTGGTGGAGTAGGTTCATTTAG GGTAGTATTAGATACAGTAATAGTATATGATTTGAAGCAGAGATCATTTAGAAAAATTGCCAAATTTGCGGATGCAATTCAAAGTCCTGCAGTATGTTTACACAATGACATGGTGTATGCCGCAGGACACAAATATATATACCGATTTGAAGATGTGGGAAGCACAGAGCAGTGGAATAGTGTTGTTCGTACTGATATAAGAATGAGTTGCATGAGGTCAttcaaaaagtatatttattgtacacaGAGCTATTTCAGTCACTTGTATAGATTCAGGCCTGATGAAGATGTGAGGTTGCAGGTCATTACAACGTTTTCAAGTCCTCCAGCTACTATGTGCAATTTAT ATGATCGTCTCCTTGTATTCACGAGGAGTGTCTGCAGGCAGTCAGATATAGTATCAGTAGAAGGGTACAGTGGTGAAAATATTCACGAAAAACCTAAAGTTCTTTACAACGAAACAGACACTTCAATGAGAGTCAATGATGTAGCAGGATCTTGTGTAATAATTACTGAAAACCCAACCGACATAAAATGGGAAGGCACtcagtatattaaaaaatatcttcagCATTATGATAACgaataa
- the LOC123698267 gene encoding kelch-like protein 28 isoform X1, whose amino-acid sequence MDSIWLKIKDRKFFVKKDLLCEYSDYFKAMFSGNYVENERKEISIDTLEPDIMEIILQYMNVGLIDLGDHTIPVIGEIAIAANFLQITELIKQIEYILDFQLSESNWLEIMSLADQCYFPKLEKLAIVHGLLSFKSMKPEYIPTLKILSWYLSHPYLDCESELDVYKFGAWWVMRQETGVDALLIILGCLDVTRITISELSDIINMMKEFENSLPAKVVECLFYLLHTYDSIKTANLSKLKIKISIKFTERVCNEVLNLVENNSARKMNRTPVVPMWLLKESKPELLPHCLYSYTKQNKFEKWLEVADKNLWGWSVVSWGLSKIVVICGEHGRGTGMFMQDVKVYDTLRKSWTNHGVQLPSRRHAGFAVKGDSLYIVGGVGSFRVVLDTVIVYDLKQRSFRKIAKFADAIQSPAVCLHNDMVYAAGHKYIYRFEDVGSTEQWNSVVRTDIRMSCMRSFKKYIYCTQSYFSHLYRFRPDEDVRLQVITTFSSPPATMCNLYDRLLVFTRSVCRQSDIVSVEGYSGENIHEKPKVLYNETDTSMRVNDVAGSCVIITENPTDIKWEGTQYIKKYLQHYDNE is encoded by the exons atggaCAGTATTTGGTTAAAGATAAAGGATCGTAAATTCTTTGTAAAGAAAGATCTATTATGTGAATATAGTGATTATTTTAAAGCTATGTTTAGTGGGAATTATGTGGAAAATGAACGAAAAGAAATTTCTATAGAT aCGTTGGAGCCTGATATAATGGAAATTATACTGCAATATATGAATGTAGGTCTCATAGATCTTGGGGATCATACAATCCCCGTTATAGGGGAAATCGCAATAGCCGCTAATTTTCTTCAAATCACGGaacttataaaacaaattgaataCATATTAGATTTTCAATTATCTGAATCCAATTGGTTAGAAATTATGTCTTTAGCTGACCAATGTTATTTCCCAAAATTAGAGAAACTAGCTATCGTGCACGGTTTATTATCGTTTAAATCTATGAAGCCTGAGTACATTCCAACACTAAAAATACTCAGTTGGTATTTATCCCATCCATACTTGGACTGTGAAAGTGAACTAGACGTATATAAGTTTGGCGCTTGGTGGGTAATGCGACAGGAAACCGGTGTAGATGCATTACTAATTATTCTTGGCTGCCTAGATGTCACTAGAATCACTATATCCGAATTATCTGATATTATTAACATGATGAAAGAGTTTGAAAATAGTCTTCCTGCCAAAGTAGTGGAGtgcttgttttatttacttcatACTTACGATAGTATAAAGACAGCCAATTTGTCCAAACTCAAgattaaaataagtataaaattcaCAGAAAGAGTATGCAATGAAGTGTTAAATTTAGTTGAAAATAATTCTGCTCGTAAAATGAATCGCACTCCTGTGGTACCAATGTGGCTGTTGAAAGAGTCGAAACCTGAGTTACTGCCACATTGTCTCTATTCCTATAcaaagcaaaataaatttgaaaaatggcttGAAGTCGCTGATAAAAATTTATGGGGGTGGAGTGTGGTGTCTTGGGGGTTGAGTAAAATTGTAGTTATTTGCGGGGAACACGGACGAGGCACTGGAATGTTCATGCAGGATGTTAAGGTATATGATACATTGAGGAAATCATGGACCAACCATGGGGTTCAGTTGCCATCACGTAGGCATGCTGGCTTTGCTGTCAAGGGTGATTCTTTGTATATTGTTGGTGGAGTAGGTTCATTTAG GGTAGTATTAGATACAGTAATAGTATATGATTTGAAGCAGAGATCATTTAGAAAAATTGCCAAATTTGCGGATGCAATTCAAAGTCCTGCAGTATGTTTACACAATGACATGGTGTATGCCGCAGGACACAAATATATATACCGATTTGAAGATGTGGGAAGCACAGAGCAGTGGAATAGTGTTGTTCGTACTGATATAAGAATGAGTTGCATGAGGTCAttcaaaaagtatatttattgtacacaGAGCTATTTCAGTCACTTGTATAGATTCAGGCCTGATGAAGATGTGAGGTTGCAGGTCATTACAACGTTTTCAAGTCCTCCAGCTACTATGTGCAATTTAT ATGATCGTCTCCTTGTATTCACGAGGAGTGTCTGCAGGCAGTCAGATATAGTATCAGTAGAAGGGTACAGTGGTGAAAATATTCACGAAAAACCTAAAGTTCTTTACAACGAAACAGACACTTCAATGAGAGTCAATGATGTAGCAGGATCTTGTGTAATAATTACTGAAAACCCAACCGACATAAAATGGGAAGGCACtcagtatattaaaaaatatcttcagCATTATGATAACgaataa